A portion of the Streptomyces sp. NBC_01335 genome contains these proteins:
- a CDS encoding cyclopropane-fatty-acyl-phospholipid synthase family protein: MPRPRSTPDAPAPDTAPNGAAQRVGPLVERLLGGALPVRVRMWDGSETGPADAPTVHVRRRHALRRLLWQPGELGLAEAYITGDIDFADDLAEGLRAMRGAARERGLRPPAGGLGDRIRAAVTAVRLGAVGPRPPVPASRAGLRGALHSQARDRAAISHHYDLSNAFYTLLLDGTMAYSCGYWTGEGRPGYGPADAQRDKLELICRKLGLGPDGRLLDIGCGWGSLTLYAARHHGVRVTAVTLAAEQAAHVTRRVGELGLADRVEVHHADYRDVRDLPGFRAGYDAVSTVEMGEHVGDAQYPAFTALLHDVLRPGGRALVQQMSRGTTAPGGGVFIESYIAPDMHMRPLGETVGLLEGAGLEVRDVESLREHYVLTVEAWRRTLEARWPEFVALVGEETARVWRLYLVGGALAFEERRMGVDQILCVRPDASGAAAMPATRHGWYEQLGVDR; this comes from the coding sequence GTGCCGCGCCCGCGGAGCACCCCGGACGCCCCCGCGCCGGACACCGCACCGAACGGCGCCGCCCAGCGGGTCGGACCGCTGGTCGAGCGGCTCCTCGGCGGTGCGCTGCCGGTACGCGTCCGCATGTGGGACGGCAGCGAGACCGGCCCGGCCGACGCGCCGACTGTGCACGTGCGCCGCCGCCACGCCCTGCGCCGGCTGCTCTGGCAGCCCGGCGAACTCGGCCTCGCCGAGGCCTACATCACCGGCGACATCGACTTCGCGGACGACCTCGCCGAAGGACTGCGTGCCATGCGCGGGGCCGCCCGGGAGAGGGGACTGCGCCCACCCGCCGGAGGACTCGGCGACCGGATCAGGGCGGCGGTCACCGCCGTACGGCTCGGCGCGGTCGGGCCCCGCCCGCCGGTGCCCGCCTCGCGGGCGGGGCTTCGGGGCGCCCTCCACAGCCAGGCACGGGACCGCGCCGCCATCAGCCACCACTACGACCTGTCCAACGCCTTCTACACCCTCCTGCTGGACGGGACGATGGCGTACTCCTGCGGCTACTGGACGGGCGAGGGGCGGCCCGGTTACGGGCCGGCCGACGCCCAGCGCGACAAGCTCGAACTGATCTGCCGGAAACTCGGACTGGGCCCCGACGGGCGGCTCCTGGACATCGGCTGCGGCTGGGGCTCACTCACCCTGTACGCGGCCCGCCATCACGGCGTCCGGGTCACCGCCGTCACCCTCGCCGCGGAACAGGCCGCCCACGTGACCCGGAGGGTCGGTGAACTCGGTCTGGCGGACCGTGTCGAGGTGCACCACGCCGACTACCGGGACGTACGGGACCTGCCGGGCTTCCGGGCCGGCTACGACGCGGTCTCCACCGTCGAGATGGGCGAGCACGTCGGCGACGCCCAATACCCCGCGTTCACCGCGCTGCTGCACGACGTGCTGCGCCCCGGGGGCCGGGCCCTCGTCCAGCAGATGTCCCGCGGCACCACCGCGCCCGGGGGTGGCGTCTTCATCGAGTCCTACATCGCCCCCGACATGCACATGCGGCCGCTCGGCGAGACGGTCGGGCTGCTGGAGGGCGCCGGACTCGAAGTGCGCGACGTCGAATCGCTGCGCGAGCACTACGTCCTGACGGTGGAGGCGTGGCGGCGCACCCTGGAGGCCCGCTGGCCGGAATTCGTGGCTCTCGTGGGCGAGGAGACCGCCCGGGTCTGGCGGCTCTACCTGGTGGGTGGCGCCCTCGCCTTCGAAGAACGGCGGATGGGCGTCGACCAGATCCTCTGCGTGCGCCCCGACGCCTCGGGAGCGGCGGCGATGCCCGCCACCCGGCACGGCTGGTACGAGCAACTGGGCGTGGACCGGTGA
- a CDS encoding DUF1295 domain-containing protein — MTGFGWAAFAQGLAPAAGAALAVMLVTFTVALRKGVHRVVDVAWGIGFAAVALVSYRMSAGDGDGVRRLLVTALTVVWGFRLALHIARRGRGHGEDPRYEALLNRAPGHPGLYALRKVYLLQGFLVWLVSAPVQAAQYVKGPPTGWVWAGCALWSVGLVFEAVGDRQLARFKADPAHRGLIMDRGLWSWTRHPNYFGDFCVWWGLFLFVVDSPAAAAATAVAPASMSYLLIGGSGKALLERHMADRPGWAAYRARTSGFVPLPPRRN, encoded by the coding sequence GTGACCGGCTTCGGCTGGGCGGCGTTCGCCCAGGGGCTGGCCCCCGCGGCGGGCGCCGCCCTCGCCGTCATGCTCGTCACCTTCACGGTGGCCCTGCGCAAAGGGGTGCACCGGGTGGTGGACGTCGCCTGGGGGATCGGGTTCGCCGCCGTCGCCCTCGTCTCGTACCGCATGTCGGCGGGCGACGGCGACGGGGTGCGACGGCTCCTGGTGACCGCCCTCACGGTCGTCTGGGGCTTCCGGCTCGCCCTGCACATCGCGCGCCGCGGACGCGGCCACGGCGAGGACCCGCGCTACGAGGCCCTGCTGAACAGGGCCCCCGGCCACCCCGGCCTCTACGCGCTGCGCAAGGTGTACCTGCTCCAGGGCTTCCTGGTCTGGCTGGTCTCCGCCCCCGTGCAGGCCGCGCAGTACGTGAAGGGCCCGCCCACCGGGTGGGTCTGGGCCGGGTGCGCGCTGTGGTCGGTGGGGCTGGTCTTCGAGGCGGTGGGGGACCGTCAGCTGGCGCGGTTCAAGGCCGATCCCGCGCACCGCGGCCTGATCATGGACAGAGGCCTGTGGTCCTGGACCCGGCACCCCAACTACTTCGGGGACTTCTGCGTCTGGTGGGGTCTGTTCCTGTTCGTCGTGGACAGTCCGGCCGCAGCGGCGGCGACCGCCGTCGCCCCCGCGTCGATGAGTTACCTGCTCATCGGCGGAAGCGGCAAGGCCCTGCTGGAACGTCATATGGCGGACAGGCCGGGCTGGGCCGCCTACCGGGCGCGTACCAGCGGCTTCGTCCCGCTGCCGCCCCGGCGGAACTGA
- a CDS encoding sigma-70 family RNA polymerase sigma factor, giving the protein MKEAVYIGPVPSAGPDLQDLLVQVARGDQDAFAQVYDAVCGPVLGLIRTVLRDPAQSEEVAQEVLVEVWRTAPRYQPSRGSAMNWVLTLAHHRAVDRVRSAEASAAREHRAALLDRTPAYDEVTEQVETRLEREQVRRCLRTLSDLQRESVTLAYYRGLTYREVAELLAVPLGTIKTRLRDGLIRMRDCLGVSA; this is encoded by the coding sequence TTGAAAGAAGCCGTGTACATCGGCCCCGTGCCTTCGGCCGGACCCGATCTGCAGGACCTCCTGGTCCAGGTTGCCCGGGGGGACCAGGACGCCTTCGCCCAGGTCTACGACGCCGTCTGCGGACCGGTCCTGGGTCTGATCCGCACCGTCCTGCGCGACCCCGCCCAGTCCGAGGAGGTCGCCCAGGAGGTGCTGGTGGAGGTGTGGCGGACCGCGCCGCGCTACCAGCCGTCCCGTGGCAGCGCCATGAACTGGGTGCTGACGCTCGCCCATCACCGGGCCGTGGACCGGGTCCGCTCGGCGGAAGCGTCGGCGGCGCGGGAACACCGGGCCGCACTGCTGGACCGCACACCGGCGTACGACGAGGTGACCGAGCAGGTCGAGACCCGGCTGGAGCGCGAACAGGTGCGCCGCTGTCTGCGGACCCTGTCCGACCTGCAACGCGAGTCGGTGACCCTGGCCTACTACCGGGGCCTGACCTACCGCGAGGTGGCCGAACTCCTCGCCGTACCGCTGGGAACCATCAAAACGCGCCTGCGCGACGGTCTGATCCGGATGCGCGACTGCCTGGGGGTGAGCGCATGA
- a CDS encoding anti-sigma factor, translating to MSTTAELHTLTGAYALHALPEDERHAFERHLAECVACTQEVAELSATASRLALAVSVAPPRGMRDEVLFRITTVRQEAPGHGVPGGPAAAPGRPGRWTRYALAACLAAAASLGGVAVWQNQVARDAQQEADSAHQRNELLARVLSAPDAKTVSTEFAARARGTVVVSSSENRAVFLSSGLERPPAGKVYQLWFADGGTMRSAGLMDPDATGDAVLLAGPVDDASGMGVTVEPAGGSATPTSAPLALMNFPTA from the coding sequence ATGAGCACCACGGCGGAACTCCACACGTTGACCGGCGCCTACGCGCTGCACGCCCTCCCCGAGGACGAACGCCACGCCTTCGAGCGGCACTTGGCCGAATGCGTCGCCTGCACCCAGGAGGTGGCGGAGCTCTCGGCCACCGCGTCCCGGCTGGCCCTCGCGGTCTCCGTCGCTCCCCCGCGCGGAATGCGCGACGAGGTGCTGTTCCGGATCACGACGGTACGTCAGGAGGCGCCGGGGCACGGCGTTCCCGGTGGTCCGGCCGCCGCTCCCGGGCGGCCCGGCCGGTGGACCCGGTACGCCCTGGCGGCCTGCCTGGCCGCCGCCGCCTCCCTCGGCGGAGTCGCGGTGTGGCAGAACCAGGTGGCACGGGACGCCCAGCAGGAGGCGGACAGTGCCCACCAGCGGAACGAACTGCTGGCGCGCGTGCTCTCCGCACCCGACGCGAAGACCGTCTCGACGGAGTTCGCCGCGCGGGCACGCGGCACGGTCGTGGTGTCGTCGAGCGAGAACCGGGCCGTGTTCCTCTCCTCCGGGCTGGAGCGGCCGCCGGCCGGCAAGGTCTACCAGCTGTGGTTCGCGGACGGCGGGACGATGCGTTCGGCCGGGCTGATGGACCCGGACGCGACGGGCGACGCGGTGCTCCTGGCCGGCCCGGTCGACGACGCTTCGGGCATGGGCGTCACCGTCGAGCCGGCAGGCGGCTCGGCCACGCCCACCTCGGCGCCTCTCGCGCTGATGAACTTCCCGACGGCCTGA